Proteins encoded together in one Rhizobacter sp. J219 window:
- a CDS encoding acyltransferase, which yields MAESSARHDGLDRLKAGVTLLVVFHHTSITYGGSGGWFYRELPTNDAPSSLLLTIFCAINQAWFMGLFFLIAGYFTPGSLARKTAVGFVRDRLLRLGLPLVAFGLLLGPLTIAMVQGVTRGRSIAEVYAGLWARGHFETGPLWFAQALLIFGAVALLWHRLRPTSPRATPFPSNRTLLLAALACGAVAFTLRLWWSVGMNVWGLQLGYFASYVILFAAGCMAARRGWLEQMAHAPVPEQVRLWRRIAWCALPVLALPIVLGKLVPALTGNPMGGLSLPALLYAFWEPFVAWGVVLTLLLRAVRPGAPASSALWQKLSRRAYAIYVMHPLPVVAVALAWREVQAPALLKFAVTGSVACVLCYVIAGALLRVPAIRRVL from the coding sequence ATGGCTGAGTCGAGCGCACGCCACGACGGGCTCGACCGGCTCAAGGCCGGCGTGACGCTGCTGGTCGTCTTCCATCACACCTCCATCACCTACGGCGGCTCGGGGGGCTGGTTCTACCGCGAGCTGCCGACCAACGACGCACCCTCGTCGCTGCTGCTCACGATCTTCTGCGCCATCAACCAGGCCTGGTTCATGGGCCTCTTCTTCCTGATCGCGGGCTACTTCACACCGGGCTCGCTGGCGCGCAAGACCGCCGTCGGCTTCGTGCGCGACCGCCTGCTGCGCCTGGGCCTGCCGCTGGTCGCCTTCGGGCTGCTGCTGGGGCCGCTGACAATCGCGATGGTGCAAGGCGTGACCCGCGGGCGCAGCATTGCCGAGGTCTACGCCGGGCTGTGGGCGCGCGGCCATTTCGAGACCGGGCCGCTGTGGTTCGCGCAGGCCCTGCTGATCTTCGGCGCCGTAGCGCTGCTGTGGCACCGGCTGCGGCCGACGTCGCCGCGGGCCACGCCGTTTCCGTCCAACCGCACTCTGCTGCTGGCGGCATTGGCCTGCGGGGCGGTCGCCTTCACGCTGCGGTTGTGGTGGTCGGTGGGCATGAACGTGTGGGGCTTGCAGCTCGGCTACTTCGCCAGCTACGTGATCCTCTTCGCGGCAGGCTGCATGGCGGCACGGCGGGGCTGGCTGGAGCAGATGGCCCACGCGCCGGTGCCCGAGCAGGTGCGCCTGTGGCGGCGCATCGCCTGGTGTGCGCTGCCGGTGCTGGCACTGCCCATCGTGCTCGGCAAGCTGGTGCCGGCGCTCACGGGCAACCCGATGGGCGGCTTGAGCCTGCCGGCCCTGCTCTATGCCTTCTGGGAGCCCTTCGTCGCCTGGGGCGTGGTCCTCACGCTGCTGCTGCGCGCGGTGAGGCCGGGGGCACCGGCCTCGTCTGCGCTGTGGCAGAAACTCTCGCGTCGCGCCTACGCGATCTACGTGATGCACCCGCTGCCGGTGGTGGCGGTGGCGCTTGCCTGGCGCGAGGTGCAGGCGCCGGCCCTGCTGAAGTTCGCCGTCACCGGCAGCGTGGCCTGCGTGCTGTGCTACGTCATCGCCGGTGCACTGCTGCGCGTGCCCGCGATCCGGCGCGTGCTGTGA